Proteins encoded together in one Planctomyces sp. SH-PL14 window:
- a CDS encoding 30S ribosomal protein S1 has product MVDRNLIREFQVSDEDLEAELGDVLRQLDDGEGYADQIYDETAQSFDVNQLVKGVVLSIDGDDVLVDIGYKSEGTVHLSEWGDDEEKPKTGDTIEVLLEEVEDNYGLVLLSKRKADRAREWIWFTTNFKEGDKVSGTVTRQIKGGLLVNISQGASTAPPGQGINLFLPASQVDIRRPQRIEAYIGQHIDCVVLKIDETRRNVVVSRRKLIEDMRAEMKRNLLAEISEGQIRKGVVKNIADFGAFVDLGGIDGLLHITDMSWKRIHHPTEMVKIDDEIEVKILHIDREKEKIALGLKQKLPSPWENVSQKYPVGSRVEGEVVNVMNYGAFVKLEDGIEGLVHISEMSWTKRVSHPDELVKKGDKVEVVVLNINTDKQEISLGMKQTQPNPWDNVTAKYPIGTTVTGTVRNLTNYGAFIELEEGVDGLLHVSDMSWTRKISNPSEMLKKGDVLTCQVISVDEVRKRIALGMKQLENDPWENRIPQQYKPGSIVEGKVTKITNFGVFVELEEQLEGLLHVSELGEAGEDQLKVGDSVQVKILRIDTDDRKIGLSRKLDAPVEQPEVTQSDRPAAPKELKGGMGDTGGPLFQMPGKN; this is encoded by the coding sequence ATGGTCGATCGCAATTTGATTCGTGAATTCCAGGTTTCGGACGAAGATCTCGAAGCCGAACTCGGCGATGTCCTCCGTCAGCTCGATGACGGCGAAGGCTACGCCGACCAGATCTACGACGAAACCGCCCAGTCCTTCGACGTCAACCAGCTCGTCAAGGGCGTGGTGCTGAGCATCGATGGAGACGATGTCCTCGTCGATATCGGCTACAAGAGCGAAGGAACCGTCCACCTCTCCGAATGGGGTGATGACGAAGAAAAGCCGAAGACCGGCGACACGATCGAGGTCCTCCTCGAAGAAGTCGAAGACAACTACGGCCTCGTGCTCCTCTCGAAGCGCAAGGCGGACCGGGCCCGTGAGTGGATCTGGTTCACCACGAACTTCAAAGAAGGGGACAAGGTCTCCGGCACCGTCACCCGCCAGATCAAGGGCGGTCTGCTGGTGAACATCAGCCAGGGAGCCTCGACGGCGCCTCCAGGACAGGGGATCAACCTGTTCCTGCCGGCCAGCCAGGTCGACATCCGCCGTCCGCAGCGGATCGAAGCCTACATCGGCCAGCACATCGACTGCGTGGTCCTCAAGATCGACGAGACCCGCCGCAACGTCGTCGTCAGCCGCCGCAAGCTGATCGAAGACATGCGGGCCGAGATGAAGCGGAATCTCCTCGCCGAGATTTCCGAAGGTCAGATCCGCAAGGGGGTCGTCAAGAACATCGCCGACTTCGGCGCGTTCGTGGACTTGGGCGGGATCGACGGTCTGCTCCACATCACCGACATGTCGTGGAAGCGGATCCATCACCCGACCGAAATGGTCAAGATCGACGACGAAATCGAAGTCAAGATCCTGCACATCGACCGGGAGAAGGAAAAGATCGCTCTCGGCCTGAAGCAGAAGCTGCCTTCGCCTTGGGAAAACGTTTCGCAGAAGTACCCGGTCGGCTCGCGCGTCGAAGGCGAAGTCGTCAACGTGATGAACTACGGGGCCTTCGTGAAGCTCGAAGACGGGATCGAAGGTCTCGTCCACATCAGCGAAATGTCCTGGACCAAGCGGGTTTCCCATCCGGACGAGCTCGTCAAGAAGGGGGACAAGGTCGAGGTTGTTGTTCTCAACATCAACACCGACAAGCAGGAAATCTCGCTGGGGATGAAGCAGACCCAGCCGAATCCGTGGGACAACGTCACGGCCAAGTACCCGATCGGAACGACGGTCACGGGAACGGTGCGGAACCTCACGAACTACGGTGCGTTCATCGAGCTGGAAGAGGGGGTCGACGGCCTCCTGCACGTCAGCGACATGAGCTGGACCCGCAAGATTTCGAACCCCAGCGAAATGCTGAAGAAGGGGGACGTCCTCACTTGCCAGGTGATCTCGGTCGACGAGGTCCGCAAGCGGATTGCTCTCGGCATGAAGCAGCTGGAGAACGATCCGTGGGAAAACCGGATTCCTCAGCAGTACAAGCCGGGTTCGATCGTCGAGGGCAAGGTCACGAAGATCACCAACTTTGGTGTCTTCGTCGAACTGGAAGAGCAGCTCGAAGGCCTCTTGCATGTGTCTGAGCTCGGCGAAGCCGGCGAAGACCAGCTCAAGGTTGGCGACAGCGTCCAGGTCAAGATCCTGCGGATCGACACGGACGACCGGAAGATCGGCCTCAGCCGCAAGCTGGACGCTCCGGTCGAGCAGCCGGAAGTGACCCAGAGCGATCGCCCGGCGGCTCCGAAGGAGCTCAAGGGTGGTATGGGGGACACGGGTGGCCCGCTGTTCCAGATGCCGGGCAAGAACTGA